The Onychomys torridus chromosome 4, mOncTor1.1, whole genome shotgun sequence genome includes a window with the following:
- the Nfe2l2 gene encoding nuclear factor erythroid 2-related factor 2 isoform X1: MMDLELPPPGLQSQQDMDLIDILWRQDIDLGVSREVFDFSQRQKDYELEKQKKLEKERQEQLQKEQEKAFFAQLQLDEETGEFLPVQPAQHIQTDTSGSASYSQVAHIPKPDALYFEDCMQLLAETFPFVDDHEVSSPTFQSLTLDIPSHIENAVFGTRDQAQPLDSSLGAAMTDKDGTQQDMEQVWQELLSIPELQCLNTENKPLIETTTVPSPEADLTEIESSYHFYSSIPSLEKEVGSCSPHFLHGFEDSFSSILSTEDASQLSSLDSNSALSTDFGDEFYSAFIAEPSGGGSMPSSAAVSQSLSELLGGPIDVCDLSLCKAFNQKHPENTAEFNDSDSGISLNTSPSRASPEHSVESSIYGDPPPGFSDSEMEELDSAPGSVKQNGPKAQPTHSSGDTEQPLSPAQGHSAPVHDAQCENSTKKEMPVSPGHQKVPFTKDKHASRLEAHLTRDELRAKALHIPFPVEKIINLPVDDFNEMMSKEQFNEAQLALIRDIRRRGKNKVAAQNCRKRKLENIVELEQDLGHLKDEREKLLREKGENDRNLHLLKRQLSTLYLEVFSMLRDEDGKPYSPSEYSLQQTRDGNVFLVPKSKKPDTKKN, encoded by the exons GACATGGATTTGATTGACATCCTTTGGAGGCAAGACATAGATCTCGGGGTAAGCCGAGAAGTATTTGACTTTAGTCAGCGACAGAAGGACTATGagctggaaaaacagaaaaaacttgAAAAGGAGAGACAAGAACAACTCCAGAAGGAACAGGAGAAGGCCTTTTTTGCTCAGTTACAACTGGATGAAGAGACCGGAGAATTCCTTCCTGTTCAGCCAGCCCAACACATCCAGACAGACACCAGTGGATCTGCCAGCTACTCCCAG GTGGCCCACATTCCCAAACCAGACGCCTTGTACTTTGAAGACTGCATGCAGCTTTTGGCAGAGACATTCCCATTTGTAGATGACCATGAG GTTTCTTCCCCCACATTTCAGTCGCTCACCCTGGATATCCCCAGCCACATTGAAAACGCAGTCTTCGGCACCCGGGATCAGGCTCAGCCACTGGACAGCTCTCTGGGGGCAGCCATGACTGACAAAGATGGCACGCAGCAGGACATGGAGCAAGTGTGGCAGGAGCTCCTCTCCATTCCCGAGTTACAG TGTCTTAATACTGAAAACAAGCCACTGATTGAGACTACCACTGTGCCCAGCCCAGAAGCCGATCTGACAGAAATCGAAAGCAGTTACCATTTTTACTCATCCATCCCCTCCCTGGAGAAAGAAGTGGGCAGCTGCAGTCCACATTTTCTTCATGGATTTGAAGATTCTTTCAGCAGCATCCTTTCCACggaagatgccagccagctgaGCTCCTTAGATTCCAACTCCGCATTAAGCACAGATTTTGGCGATGAGTTTTATTCTGCTTTCATAGCAGAGCCCAGTGGTGGCGGCAGCATGCCTTCCTCTGCTGCTGTCAGTCAGTCACTCTCTGAACTTCTGGGCGGGCCTATTGATGTCTGTGATCTGTCACTCTGTAAAGCTTTCAACCAGAAGCACCCTGAAAACACAGCAGAATTCAATGACTCTGACTCTGGCATTTCACTGAACACTAGTCCCAGCCGAGCATCCCCAGAGCACTCTGTGGAATCTTCCATTTACGGAGACCCACCGCCTGGGTTCAGTGACTCTGAAATGGAAGAGCTAGATAGTGCCCCTGGGAGTGTCAAACAGAATGGTCCTAAAGCACAGCCAACACATTCTTCTGGGGATACAGAGCAGCCTCTGTCACCAGCTCAGGGCCACAGTGCTCCTGTGCATGATGCCCAATGTGAAAATtcaaccaaaaaagaaatgcccGTGAGTCCTGGTCATCAAAAAGTCCCATTCACAAAAGACAAACATGCAAGCCGCCTGGAGGCTCATCTCACAAGAGATGAGCTTAGGGCAAAAGCTCTCCATATCCCATTCCCTGTTGAAAAAATCATTAACCTCCCTGTTGATGACTTCAATGAAATGATGTCCAAGGAGCAATTCAATGAAGCTCAGCTTGCATTAATCCGAGATATACGCAGGAGAGGTAAGAATAAAGTCGCCGCTCAGAACTGTAGGAAAAGGAAACTGGAGAACATAGTGGAACTGGAGCAAGACTTGGGCCACTTAAAAGATGAGAGGGAGAAACTGCTCCGAGAAAAGGGAGAAAACGACAGAAACCTCCATCTACTCAAGAGGCAGCTGAGCACCTTGTATCTTGAAGTCTTCAGCATGTTACGGGATGAGGATGGAAAACCTTACTCTCCCAGTGAATACTCCCTGCAGCAGACCAGAGATGGCAATGTATTCCTGGTCCCCAAAAGCAAGAAGCCAGATACTAAGAAAAACTAG
- the Nfe2l2 gene encoding nuclear factor erythroid 2-related factor 2 isoform X2 yields the protein MMDLELPPPGLQSQQDMDLIDILWRQDIDLGVSREVFDFSQRQKDYELEKQKKLEKERQEQLQKEQEKAFFAQLQLDEETGEFLPVQPAQHIQTDTSGSASYSQVAHIPKPDALYFEDCMQLLAETFPFVDDHESLTLDIPSHIENAVFGTRDQAQPLDSSLGAAMTDKDGTQQDMEQVWQELLSIPELQCLNTENKPLIETTTVPSPEADLTEIESSYHFYSSIPSLEKEVGSCSPHFLHGFEDSFSSILSTEDASQLSSLDSNSALSTDFGDEFYSAFIAEPSGGGSMPSSAAVSQSLSELLGGPIDVCDLSLCKAFNQKHPENTAEFNDSDSGISLNTSPSRASPEHSVESSIYGDPPPGFSDSEMEELDSAPGSVKQNGPKAQPTHSSGDTEQPLSPAQGHSAPVHDAQCENSTKKEMPVSPGHQKVPFTKDKHASRLEAHLTRDELRAKALHIPFPVEKIINLPVDDFNEMMSKEQFNEAQLALIRDIRRRGKNKVAAQNCRKRKLENIVELEQDLGHLKDEREKLLREKGENDRNLHLLKRQLSTLYLEVFSMLRDEDGKPYSPSEYSLQQTRDGNVFLVPKSKKPDTKKN from the exons GACATGGATTTGATTGACATCCTTTGGAGGCAAGACATAGATCTCGGGGTAAGCCGAGAAGTATTTGACTTTAGTCAGCGACAGAAGGACTATGagctggaaaaacagaaaaaacttgAAAAGGAGAGACAAGAACAACTCCAGAAGGAACAGGAGAAGGCCTTTTTTGCTCAGTTACAACTGGATGAAGAGACCGGAGAATTCCTTCCTGTTCAGCCAGCCCAACACATCCAGACAGACACCAGTGGATCTGCCAGCTACTCCCAG GTGGCCCACATTCCCAAACCAGACGCCTTGTACTTTGAAGACTGCATGCAGCTTTTGGCAGAGACATTCCCATTTGTAGATGACCATGAG TCGCTCACCCTGGATATCCCCAGCCACATTGAAAACGCAGTCTTCGGCACCCGGGATCAGGCTCAGCCACTGGACAGCTCTCTGGGGGCAGCCATGACTGACAAAGATGGCACGCAGCAGGACATGGAGCAAGTGTGGCAGGAGCTCCTCTCCATTCCCGAGTTACAG TGTCTTAATACTGAAAACAAGCCACTGATTGAGACTACCACTGTGCCCAGCCCAGAAGCCGATCTGACAGAAATCGAAAGCAGTTACCATTTTTACTCATCCATCCCCTCCCTGGAGAAAGAAGTGGGCAGCTGCAGTCCACATTTTCTTCATGGATTTGAAGATTCTTTCAGCAGCATCCTTTCCACggaagatgccagccagctgaGCTCCTTAGATTCCAACTCCGCATTAAGCACAGATTTTGGCGATGAGTTTTATTCTGCTTTCATAGCAGAGCCCAGTGGTGGCGGCAGCATGCCTTCCTCTGCTGCTGTCAGTCAGTCACTCTCTGAACTTCTGGGCGGGCCTATTGATGTCTGTGATCTGTCACTCTGTAAAGCTTTCAACCAGAAGCACCCTGAAAACACAGCAGAATTCAATGACTCTGACTCTGGCATTTCACTGAACACTAGTCCCAGCCGAGCATCCCCAGAGCACTCTGTGGAATCTTCCATTTACGGAGACCCACCGCCTGGGTTCAGTGACTCTGAAATGGAAGAGCTAGATAGTGCCCCTGGGAGTGTCAAACAGAATGGTCCTAAAGCACAGCCAACACATTCTTCTGGGGATACAGAGCAGCCTCTGTCACCAGCTCAGGGCCACAGTGCTCCTGTGCATGATGCCCAATGTGAAAATtcaaccaaaaaagaaatgcccGTGAGTCCTGGTCATCAAAAAGTCCCATTCACAAAAGACAAACATGCAAGCCGCCTGGAGGCTCATCTCACAAGAGATGAGCTTAGGGCAAAAGCTCTCCATATCCCATTCCCTGTTGAAAAAATCATTAACCTCCCTGTTGATGACTTCAATGAAATGATGTCCAAGGAGCAATTCAATGAAGCTCAGCTTGCATTAATCCGAGATATACGCAGGAGAGGTAAGAATAAAGTCGCCGCTCAGAACTGTAGGAAAAGGAAACTGGAGAACATAGTGGAACTGGAGCAAGACTTGGGCCACTTAAAAGATGAGAGGGAGAAACTGCTCCGAGAAAAGGGAGAAAACGACAGAAACCTCCATCTACTCAAGAGGCAGCTGAGCACCTTGTATCTTGAAGTCTTCAGCATGTTACGGGATGAGGATGGAAAACCTTACTCTCCCAGTGAATACTCCCTGCAGCAGACCAGAGATGGCAATGTATTCCTGGTCCCCAAAAGCAAGAAGCCAGATACTAAGAAAAACTAG
- the Nfe2l2 gene encoding nuclear factor erythroid 2-related factor 2 isoform X3, with translation MDLIDILWRQDIDLGVSREVFDFSQRQKDYELEKQKKLEKERQEQLQKEQEKAFFAQLQLDEETGEFLPVQPAQHIQTDTSGSASYSQVAHIPKPDALYFEDCMQLLAETFPFVDDHEVSSPTFQSLTLDIPSHIENAVFGTRDQAQPLDSSLGAAMTDKDGTQQDMEQVWQELLSIPELQCLNTENKPLIETTTVPSPEADLTEIESSYHFYSSIPSLEKEVGSCSPHFLHGFEDSFSSILSTEDASQLSSLDSNSALSTDFGDEFYSAFIAEPSGGGSMPSSAAVSQSLSELLGGPIDVCDLSLCKAFNQKHPENTAEFNDSDSGISLNTSPSRASPEHSVESSIYGDPPPGFSDSEMEELDSAPGSVKQNGPKAQPTHSSGDTEQPLSPAQGHSAPVHDAQCENSTKKEMPVSPGHQKVPFTKDKHASRLEAHLTRDELRAKALHIPFPVEKIINLPVDDFNEMMSKEQFNEAQLALIRDIRRRGKNKVAAQNCRKRKLENIVELEQDLGHLKDEREKLLREKGENDRNLHLLKRQLSTLYLEVFSMLRDEDGKPYSPSEYSLQQTRDGNVFLVPKSKKPDTKKN, from the exons ATGGATTTGATTGACATCCTTTGGAGGCAAGACATAGATCTCGGGGTAAGCCGAGAAGTATTTGACTTTAGTCAGCGACAGAAGGACTATGagctggaaaaacagaaaaaacttgAAAAGGAGAGACAAGAACAACTCCAGAAGGAACAGGAGAAGGCCTTTTTTGCTCAGTTACAACTGGATGAAGAGACCGGAGAATTCCTTCCTGTTCAGCCAGCCCAACACATCCAGACAGACACCAGTGGATCTGCCAGCTACTCCCAG GTGGCCCACATTCCCAAACCAGACGCCTTGTACTTTGAAGACTGCATGCAGCTTTTGGCAGAGACATTCCCATTTGTAGATGACCATGAG GTTTCTTCCCCCACATTTCAGTCGCTCACCCTGGATATCCCCAGCCACATTGAAAACGCAGTCTTCGGCACCCGGGATCAGGCTCAGCCACTGGACAGCTCTCTGGGGGCAGCCATGACTGACAAAGATGGCACGCAGCAGGACATGGAGCAAGTGTGGCAGGAGCTCCTCTCCATTCCCGAGTTACAG TGTCTTAATACTGAAAACAAGCCACTGATTGAGACTACCACTGTGCCCAGCCCAGAAGCCGATCTGACAGAAATCGAAAGCAGTTACCATTTTTACTCATCCATCCCCTCCCTGGAGAAAGAAGTGGGCAGCTGCAGTCCACATTTTCTTCATGGATTTGAAGATTCTTTCAGCAGCATCCTTTCCACggaagatgccagccagctgaGCTCCTTAGATTCCAACTCCGCATTAAGCACAGATTTTGGCGATGAGTTTTATTCTGCTTTCATAGCAGAGCCCAGTGGTGGCGGCAGCATGCCTTCCTCTGCTGCTGTCAGTCAGTCACTCTCTGAACTTCTGGGCGGGCCTATTGATGTCTGTGATCTGTCACTCTGTAAAGCTTTCAACCAGAAGCACCCTGAAAACACAGCAGAATTCAATGACTCTGACTCTGGCATTTCACTGAACACTAGTCCCAGCCGAGCATCCCCAGAGCACTCTGTGGAATCTTCCATTTACGGAGACCCACCGCCTGGGTTCAGTGACTCTGAAATGGAAGAGCTAGATAGTGCCCCTGGGAGTGTCAAACAGAATGGTCCTAAAGCACAGCCAACACATTCTTCTGGGGATACAGAGCAGCCTCTGTCACCAGCTCAGGGCCACAGTGCTCCTGTGCATGATGCCCAATGTGAAAATtcaaccaaaaaagaaatgcccGTGAGTCCTGGTCATCAAAAAGTCCCATTCACAAAAGACAAACATGCAAGCCGCCTGGAGGCTCATCTCACAAGAGATGAGCTTAGGGCAAAAGCTCTCCATATCCCATTCCCTGTTGAAAAAATCATTAACCTCCCTGTTGATGACTTCAATGAAATGATGTCCAAGGAGCAATTCAATGAAGCTCAGCTTGCATTAATCCGAGATATACGCAGGAGAGGTAAGAATAAAGTCGCCGCTCAGAACTGTAGGAAAAGGAAACTGGAGAACATAGTGGAACTGGAGCAAGACTTGGGCCACTTAAAAGATGAGAGGGAGAAACTGCTCCGAGAAAAGGGAGAAAACGACAGAAACCTCCATCTACTCAAGAGGCAGCTGAGCACCTTGTATCTTGAAGTCTTCAGCATGTTACGGGATGAGGATGGAAAACCTTACTCTCCCAGTGAATACTCCCTGCAGCAGACCAGAGATGGCAATGTATTCCTGGTCCCCAAAAGCAAGAAGCCAGATACTAAGAAAAACTAG